In one Heptranchias perlo isolate sHepPer1 unplaced genomic scaffold, sHepPer1.hap1 HAP1_SCAFFOLD_148, whole genome shotgun sequence genomic region, the following are encoded:
- the LOC137309136 gene encoding E3 ubiquitin/ISG15 ligase TRIM25-like, giving the protein MEPGAFEDELTCAVCLQVYQDPVILPCLHSFCLKCIEGVWAQTAGPGGFECPQCRRKFNPRPSLERNFTLCNIVEKYNRSQPPADSGRVMCEYCDETPTLAVKTCLKCEASFCSRHLKPHLMKEAYKDHTLIEPTADLTERQCLDHKKVFEYYCKDDAECVCASCIITGKHQSHTLLSLDQARAAIKEELEREIERLRGIQQNCSSKQRDLERSEAEIKTRINELKGKLSKSYSDWRRQLEEDEEYALKLIDEEGLRALSQIRSCSEALNKRMEQMTLIDGEYQSLEQRDPLSFIQNSKQLLSRVTETQRVTDPDVPALTLNLSKISQLIQKRLNGSEKYHSDILGMIRKNVQLFSNSGHHTLGEMSRLRISRGQRSAMSLDPKTANWNLVLSDDLRSVTRTKQKQPYPPHPERFKDHSQVLCSQSFSSGSHSWDVETDGKEWRIGIVCGSAEREGEESGLGNSSKSWCLSYSVLFGVSLGAGHNSQFTDLPSIPSKSRIRVQLDYEAGTVSFHRVTDSLTHLHTFQTTFTEPVFPAFYCGKKTSRKLLN; this is encoded by the exons atggagcccggagctttcgaggatgaattaacctgtgctgtgtgtctccaggtgtACCAGGACCCGGTGATATTACCCTGTCTGCAcagtttctgtttgaaatgtattgaggGAGTTTGGGCCCAGACAGCAGGCCCAGGAGGGTTTGAGTGTCCTCAGTGTCgccggaaattcaaccccaggcccagtctggagAGAAACTTCACGCTGTGTAATATCGTGGAGAAATACAATCGCTCACAGCCTCCTGCTGATTCAGGCCGTGTCATGTGTGAGTACTGTGATGAGACTCCAACCCTGGCTGTGAAGACGTGTCTGAAATGTGAAGCTTCCTTTTGCTCCCGTCATTTAAAACCACATTTAATGAAAGAGGCCTACAAAGATCATACCCTAATCGAGCCTACGGCTGATcttacagagagacagtgcctTGACCATAAGAAGGTCTTTGAATACTACTGTAAAGAtgatgcagagtgtgtgtgtgcttcCTGTATAATAACAGGGAAACATCAATCCCACACACTGCTGAGCCTCGATCAGGCACGAGCTGCAATTAAG gaagaattggagagagaaatcgagAGGCTTCGGGGAATCCAGCAGAATTGTTCCAGCAAACAGCGAGACTTGGAGagatcagaagctgaaataaag ACACGAATCAATGAGCTGAAAGGAAAGCTATCGAAGAGCTACTCTGACTGGAGGAGAcagctggaagaagatgaagaatacgCACTGAAACTGATCGATGAGGAGGGGCTCCGAGCTCTCTCACAGATTAGAAGCTGTTCTGAAGCATTAAACAAGAGGATGGAACAGATGACATTAATAGATGGAGAATACCAGAGTCTGGAACAGAGggaccctctctcctttattcag aactcgaagcagctcctttccag agtgactgagactcagagagtcacagacccagatgttccagcgctcaccctgaacctgtccaaaatatctcaacttatccagaagaggctgaatggatcGGAAAAGTACCACTCAGACATATTGGGAATGATAAGGAAAAACGTGCAGcttttctccaattctgggcaccacactttaggagagaTGTCAAGGTTAAGAATTTCAAGAG ggcaaaggtcagcgatgagcctggatccaaagacagcaaactggaacttggttctgtcggatgatctgagatcagtaacaCGGACTAAACAGAAACAGCcctacccacctcacccagagaggtttaaagaccattcccaagtcctctgctcccagagtttctcctcaggatcccattcctgggatgtggagactgatgggaaagagtggagaatagggattgtgtgtgggagcgcagagagagagggggaagagtctGGTCTCGGGAACAGCAGTAAATCCTGGTGTTTAAGTTATTCTGTTTTGTTTGGTGTTTCTCTCGGAGCCGGTCACAATTCCCAGTTCACTGACCTCCCATCGATCCCGTCTAAGAGCCGGATCCGAGTTCAGTTGGACTACGAGGCCGGGACTGTGTCATTTCACcgggtcactgactcactgacacatttacacacatttcaaaccacattcactgaacccGTGTTTCCGGCATTTTATTGTGGGAAAAAAACATCCCGAAAACTGTTAAATTAA